One window of Sulfurospirillum sp. 1612 genomic DNA carries:
- a CDS encoding class II SORL domain-containing protein, whose translation MPTINRYVDIDTVERESKKDYIDRHSPFIHCASEAKKGEIFQVTVKMGNEYTHPDDFDHYIANIALYNGETLLARADFVAGTLGNEKSHTEVTFNIRPMGRKLKLVAHAYCTKHGLWESTPVEVAVTE comes from the coding sequence ATGCCAACCATTAATCGTTATGTCGATATCGACACCGTAGAGAGAGAATCAAAAAAAGATTACATCGATAGACACTCACCATTTATTCACTGTGCTAGTGAAGCCAAAAAAGGTGAAATCTTTCAAGTCACTGTAAAAATGGGAAATGAATACACCCACCCTGATGACTTTGATCATTATATTGCTAACATTGCACTATATAATGGCGAAACATTACTAGCAAGAGCAGATTTTGTTGCCGGAACACTCGGTAATGAAAAATCTCATACTGAAGTCACTTTTAATATCAGACCGATGGGAAGAAAACTCAAATTAGTCGCACATGCATACTGTACAAAACACGGACTATGGGAATCTACTCCTGTAGAAGTAGCCGTAACTGAATAA
- the rsmH gene encoding 16S rRNA (cytosine(1402)-N(4))-methyltransferase RsmH, whose amino-acid sequence MKSPHIPVLLSEVKEVFSDIKSGYIIDCTVGYGGHSEALLEQNKNIQLICCDQDDTSIQFSKKRLAPYADRVTFENAKFSTIISKYKTYPIRGILADIGVSSLQLDQEERGFGFQSDNLDMRMNIHNKLSAFEVVNHYTKEELETIFRDYGEVRDFKKAAKIICEYRKTKPIESAKELSSLFRKFPSKKGIHPATLIFQAIRIEVNDELGELGELLGSIEAAKLHDCTVTIISFHSLEDRIVKRVFKEFSKSCICPDGVMKCTCGNDHSLGQILTKRPIVPTDEEIHLNPRSRSSKMRVFQIS is encoded by the coding sequence GTGAAATCACCTCATATCCCTGTCCTTTTGTCAGAAGTCAAAGAAGTTTTTTCTGATATAAAAAGTGGTTATATTATCGATTGCACCGTAGGATATGGTGGACACAGTGAAGCGCTGTTAGAACAAAACAAAAACATCCAATTGATTTGCTGTGATCAAGATGACACTTCGATTCAGTTTAGCAAAAAAAGATTGGCACCTTATGCGGATCGTGTGACATTTGAAAATGCAAAATTTTCGACTATCATCTCCAAATATAAAACGTATCCCATTCGAGGTATTTTAGCAGATATTGGCGTCTCATCGTTGCAATTAGACCAAGAAGAGAGAGGTTTTGGTTTTCAAAGTGACAACTTGGATATGCGGATGAATATTCACAACAAATTGAGTGCTTTTGAGGTGGTGAATCACTACACGAAAGAGGAGTTGGAGACGATATTTCGAGATTACGGTGAGGTGCGAGATTTTAAAAAAGCTGCTAAAATCATCTGCGAATATCGGAAAACAAAACCGATTGAAAGTGCTAAAGAGCTGAGTAGCCTTTTTAGAAAATTTCCTTCAAAAAAAGGTATCCACCCTGCCACACTGATTTTTCAAGCGATTCGTATTGAGGTAAATGATGAATTGGGAGAATTAGGTGAATTATTAGGGAGTATTGAAGCGGCCAAGCTACATGATTGTACGGTCACCATTATTTCATTTCATTCACTTGAAGATAGGATTGTAAAAAGAGTCTTCAAAGAGTTTTCAAAAAGCTGTATTTGCCCCGATGGTGTTATGAAATGCACATGTGGCAACGACCACTCACTGGGTCAGATACTGACCAAACGTCCCATCGTTCCAACGGATGAAGAGATTCATCTCAATCCAAGGAGCCGAAGTTCAAAAATGCGAGTATTTCAAATATCATGA
- a CDS encoding peptidylprolyl isomerase — MITWMQHRKKYLVITIWIATIAFIGAGFVGWGAYDMNTNRAKSVAKVGNRNISVEEFQQAYANNFNYYNQQLGGKLTQEEADKMGLDKVVMQNIINEALLLNFANDMGFIVLKKDIENALIQDKNFQTDGVFDKNKYYSLLKAQRMTPKEYENSLKKELLLNKLQAVLNLPISKQEIEVFGSSIFMQDKLNVSVLSINPRDIVIKTEALKKFWEQHKQAYMTKKKYILDTIKVALDPAAPDTEALKKFWESKKYLYKDKEGKLLSFEDANAKVTIDFKLKASKQKALETYLKLKKGEITPTGTKTVYDDDTAFPLKTLRVLNQGQVMKPIAMSDGYLIAKLKQVLMPREMTFEEANAQVTKDYRQTLLKSELEKKATARLDLFNGQNTGFVSRDSQVSINGLNSTQSSQFINFIFDQAQTKGYKVFGNKVAMYRVLEQKLLNQEKLKLYKNIITNSITQNKKAELYKNLLATLRTMYKTEQYYKGK; from the coding sequence ATGATTACTTGGATGCAACACCGCAAAAAGTACTTAGTAATAACCATATGGATTGCCACAATAGCCTTTATTGGTGCTGGTTTTGTTGGCTGGGGCGCTTATGATATGAATACAAACAGAGCCAAATCAGTCGCAAAAGTTGGAAACCGAAATATCAGTGTTGAAGAGTTTCAACAAGCATATGCCAACAATTTTAATTACTACAATCAACAATTAGGCGGAAAACTAACACAAGAAGAAGCCGATAAAATGGGACTTGACAAAGTCGTAATGCAAAATATCATCAATGAAGCGTTGCTTTTAAATTTTGCTAATGACATGGGCTTTATTGTTCTAAAAAAAGATATCGAAAATGCCTTGATTCAAGACAAAAACTTTCAAACTGATGGCGTTTTTGATAAAAATAAATATTACAGTCTTCTCAAAGCACAAAGAATGACGCCAAAAGAGTATGAAAATAGTCTCAAAAAAGAGCTCTTGCTCAATAAACTTCAAGCGGTGTTAAACCTACCTATCTCCAAACAAGAAATCGAGGTTTTTGGGTCATCAATCTTCATGCAAGACAAATTAAATGTCTCTGTATTGTCCATCAATCCACGTGATATTGTTATTAAAACAGAGGCCTTGAAAAAATTCTGGGAACAACATAAACAAGCGTATATGACAAAGAAAAAATACATTCTTGATACTATCAAAGTCGCTCTTGATCCTGCAGCACCAGATACAGAGGCCTTGAAAAAATTCTGGGAAAGCAAAAAATATCTCTACAAAGATAAAGAGGGAAAATTACTCAGTTTTGAAGATGCTAACGCAAAAGTAACGATTGATTTTAAACTCAAAGCAAGTAAACAAAAAGCGCTTGAAACTTACTTGAAACTCAAAAAAGGAGAAATCACCCCTACTGGCACAAAAACAGTATATGACGATGATACAGCGTTTCCATTAAAAACATTACGCGTATTAAACCAAGGACAGGTCATGAAACCAATCGCGATGTCTGATGGTTATTTGATTGCCAAATTAAAACAAGTATTAATGCCAAGAGAGATGACCTTTGAAGAAGCAAACGCACAAGTGACTAAAGATTATCGACAAACACTGCTAAAATCTGAATTAGAAAAAAAGGCAACTGCGAGACTTGACCTCTTTAATGGACAAAATACTGGTTTTGTTAGTAGAGACTCACAAGTGTCTATAAATGGCCTCAACAGCACGCAGAGCAGTCAATTCATCAATTTTATTTTTGATCAAGCACAAACAAAAGGTTATAAAGTTTTTGGTAATAAAGTAGCAATGTATCGAGTTTTGGAACAAAAGTTGCTTAATCAAGAGAAGTTAAAGTTATATAAAAATATAATAACAAACAGTATAACACAAAACAAAAAAGCGGAACTCTACAAGAATTTGTTAGCAACGCTTAGAACCATGTACAAGACAGAACAGTATTATAAAGGAAAGTAG
- the ftsA gene encoding cell division protein FtsA, protein MSTTILGIDIGSTKICAIIAEKNSDGDIKILGAGIAKSQGLKKGIITNIDLASNSIKNALNDAKRVAGTQYETVIVSISGAYTKSVESTGVVNIPNHDIGIKEISRAMQMADHNANIPNEYEKLHILPFNFKVDDQEFIDDPLGMNGSRLEVHAHIITVQKSSISNLAKAAKLAGVKIDNIVLSGYASAIAVVNEDERELGVVVIDMGGATCDMIIHAGNSLRYNDYLGVGSNNITNDLSTALHTPLTAAEKMKIKYGTLDNNSSELIELPVIGDDGSTHEVSLDIISNVIYVRVEETLMILAKMLEDSGYKDQVGAGIVLTGGLTKIANIRELATAIFDNLPTRVAKPREMDGLFETLRDPSYSTALGLVLYGGGHFTPYEIDSNKNLRYKDEIIDSEKNIQNVLFEEEPEVIKKSDEMLSAKDKLANIAKINEKNEKNGFFTSLWNRLTQLF, encoded by the coding sequence TTGAGCACAACAATATTAGGTATTGATATCGGATCCACTAAAATTTGCGCAATCATAGCAGAAAAGAATAGTGATGGCGATATCAAAATCCTAGGAGCCGGCATTGCAAAATCTCAAGGCTTAAAAAAAGGGATTATTACAAATATAGATCTCGCTTCCAACTCCATAAAAAATGCCTTAAATGATGCCAAAAGAGTAGCGGGAACTCAGTATGAAACTGTCATCGTCTCGATTTCAGGCGCTTACACAAAAAGCGTCGAGAGTACTGGAGTGGTCAATATACCCAATCATGATATCGGAATCAAAGAGATTAGCAGAGCGATGCAGATGGCTGATCACAACGCAAATATTCCTAACGAATATGAAAAACTCCACATCTTGCCATTTAATTTCAAAGTAGATGATCAAGAATTTATTGACGACCCACTTGGTATGAATGGATCACGCCTTGAAGTACATGCCCATATTATCACCGTACAAAAATCTTCCATCAGCAATCTCGCCAAAGCAGCAAAATTAGCCGGTGTGAAAATCGACAATATCGTACTATCGGGTTATGCCTCAGCCATTGCAGTAGTCAATGAAGATGAAAGAGAATTGGGCGTTGTCGTCATTGATATGGGTGGCGCAACATGTGATATGATTATTCATGCGGGTAATTCACTCCGATATAATGATTATCTAGGAGTGGGTTCTAACAACATCACCAATGATCTCTCCACCGCACTTCACACGCCACTAACAGCGGCTGAAAAGATGAAAATAAAATATGGCACTTTAGATAATAATTCCAGCGAACTCATAGAACTTCCGGTAATCGGAGATGATGGTTCCACACATGAAGTTTCACTAGATATTATCTCAAATGTTATCTATGTCAGAGTTGAAGAGACATTGATGATACTGGCTAAGATGTTAGAAGACAGCGGCTATAAAGACCAAGTTGGCGCGGGTATCGTGCTAACAGGTGGGCTCACAAAAATTGCCAACATCAGAGAATTAGCCACAGCTATCTTTGATAATCTACCGACAAGAGTCGCCAAGCCAAGAGAGATGGATGGCTTATTTGAAACACTTCGAGATCCAAGCTATTCAACAGCACTAGGATTGGTATTATATGGTGGTGGTCATTTTACACCATACGAAATTGATTCAAATAAAAATCTAAGATACAAAGATGAAATCATTGACTCAGAAAAAAATATACAAAATGTACTATTTGAAGAAGAGCCTGAGGTCATCAAAAAAAGTGATGAAATGTTGAGTGCAAAAGACAAACTGGCAAATATCGCCAAAATCAATGAAAAAAATGAAAAAAATGGTTTCTTTACTAGTTTATGGAACCGATTAACACAACTATTTTAA
- the ftsZ gene encoding cell division protein FtsZ — protein MSGFSIEESKYTYGAKIKVIGVGGGGGNMINHMVREGIGGIDLIAANTDAQALDSSLATIKIQLGEKKTKGLGAGMIPEVGKESALESYEEIKSALENSDIVFIASGFGGGTGTGAAPIIAQAAKEMGALTVSVVTRPFMFEGKRRAKLAEIGLGELKKESDSIVVIPNDKLLSIVDKSLGIKDSFKIVDDVLSRAVSGMSLVVLSSGQSDINLDFADVQTVMSHRGMALMGVGECTGEGSAVEAIKSAIESPLLDNMSIDGALGVLVHFHISPNCPISDISDAMSIVHESADEDADVIFGTTTDEKMEDNRVKVTIVATGFDSKLEETKELKLLDPTQEAIKKERINRMKKVSGGYESQEDYLEIPTYIRHQMD, from the coding sequence ATGAGCGGCTTTAGCATAGAAGAATCAAAATACACATACGGGGCAAAAATAAAAGTAATAGGTGTCGGTGGTGGTGGCGGTAATATGATTAACCACATGGTCCGCGAAGGCATCGGTGGTATTGACTTAATTGCAGCCAATACAGACGCTCAGGCACTCGATAGCTCATTAGCAACAATCAAAATACAATTGGGTGAAAAAAAGACAAAAGGACTCGGTGCGGGTATGATTCCTGAAGTCGGCAAAGAGTCTGCACTAGAGAGTTATGAAGAAATCAAAAGTGCTTTGGAAAACTCAGATATTGTTTTTATTGCCTCTGGATTTGGTGGTGGTACGGGAACCGGCGCAGCTCCTATCATAGCGCAAGCAGCCAAAGAGATGGGTGCATTGACCGTTTCAGTAGTCACAAGACCATTTATGTTCGAAGGAAAAAGAAGAGCAAAACTCGCTGAAATTGGTCTCGGAGAGCTCAAAAAAGAGAGTGATTCAATCGTAGTGATTCCAAATGATAAATTACTCTCTATCGTTGATAAAAGCCTCGGAATAAAAGACAGTTTTAAAATCGTTGATGATGTGTTGAGCCGTGCAGTCAGTGGGATGAGTTTAGTTGTGTTATCATCCGGACAAAGCGATATTAATCTGGATTTTGCCGACGTTCAAACCGTCATGAGTCATCGCGGTATGGCACTTATGGGTGTGGGTGAGTGTACAGGAGAAGGATCCGCAGTAGAAGCCATCAAAAGTGCCATCGAATCTCCTCTTCTTGATAATATGTCTATAGATGGCGCGTTGGGTGTATTGGTACATTTCCACATATCTCCAAATTGCCCTATTTCTGACATCAGTGATGCCATGAGTATCGTACATGAAAGTGCAGATGAAGATGCTGATGTCATCTTTGGAACGACTACGGATGAAAAGATGGAAGACAATAGAGTCAAAGTGACTATCGTGGCCACAGGTTTTGATAGTAAATTAGAAGAAACAAAAGAATTAAAATTACTTGATCCAACACAAGAAGCAATCAAAAAAGAACGTATCAATAGAATGAAAAAAGTCAGTGGTGGGTATGAAAGCCAAGAAGACTATTTAGAAATACCAACCTATATCCGTCATCAAATGGATTAA